A genome region from Paralichthys olivaceus isolate ysfri-2021 chromosome 6, ASM2471397v2, whole genome shotgun sequence includes the following:
- the mfsd2al2 gene encoding sodium-dependent lysophosphatidylcholine symporter 1-B-like — MHVLPGSNRQSARGHFSPELYRMSCFKDFTNQLQTLKNQVLNQNENQRSCSDDQHQRGSGGIPLTRKLCYAVGGVPYQITAVAIGVSLQIFLLDVVQMEASYVSMILFVSRAWDAVTDPLVGYLVSRSKRTPIGKLIPWLVLSSPCAVLSYLLLWFEPRGSVSQPLSVLWFLTVTCLFETLMSCYNVPYLSLNMFLGGDQRDRDSATAYSKTTRTQVTSSSSLPSLLNKPVPFSASVSRNECGDGGDAAGLCDSGSGCGRVQHREAGGLSAAGRGQRDASELSHATDCIAAGNAKGFPDLRSGRRCFVFPLQPGSLPRGEGAAGSCPLR; from the exons ATGCATGTGCTGCCAGGTTCTAACCGTCAGTCTGCCCGGGGGCATTTTTCTCCTGAACTTTACAGAATGAgttgttttaaagattttacaAATCAGTTACAGACATTAAAGAATCAGGTTTTAAATCAGAACGAGAACCAAAGGTCCTGCAGTGACGATCAACACCAGAGG GGGTCGGGGGGGATTCCCCTGACCAGGAAGCTATGTTACGCTGTGGGTGGGGTCCCATATCAGATTACTGCTGTAGCTATAGGAGTGTCCCTGCAGATTTTCCTCCTGGATGTTGTGCAG ATGGAGGCCTCCTATGTGTCCATGATTTTATTTGTGAGTCGGGCCTGGGATGCTGTGACCGACCCTCTGGTTGGATATCTGGTGAGCCGCAGTAAACGCACACCCATCGGCAAACTCATCccatg GCTGGTTCTCTCCTCTCCATGTGCTGTCCTGTCCtatctgctgctgtggtttgagCCACGAGGCTCCGTGTCGCAGCCTCTCAGCGTCCTGTGGTTCCTCACAGTGACCTGCCTGTTCGAGACCCTCATGAGT TGCTACAACGTCCCCTACCTCTCGCTCAACATGTTCCTGGGGGGAGATCAGAGGGACAGAGACTCGGCCACAGCGTACAGTAAGACCACCAGGACTCAGGtcacatcttcatcttcactcCCAAGTCTTCTCAACAAACCTGTCCCCTTCTCTGCGTCTGTGTCCAGGAATGAGTGTGGAGATGGTGGCGATGCTGCTGGCCTCTGTGATTCAGGGTCAGGTTGTGGCCGTGTACAacacagagaagcaggaggTCTGTCAGCAGCTGGACGAGGCCAACGAGACGCCTCAGAGCTCAGCCACGCCACAGACTGCATCGCTGCAGGGAACG CGAAAGGCTTTCCTGACCTCAGGTCTGGTCGTCGgtgctttgtttttcctctgcagcctggTTCTCTTCCTCGGGGTGAAGGAGCAGCCGG CTCCTGTCCGCTCCGATGA
- the prickle3 gene encoding prickle planar cell polarity protein 3 isoform X2, which yields MFLRGSKKRRSSRSEEEDPDRGQPCMRCGDQCPGFRVHGWRKICVHCKCVREEHAVRSVPGQLEKMMTKLVSDFQRHSISDDDSGCASEEYAWVPPGLKPEQVYQYFSCLPEDRVPYVNSPGERYRIKQLLHQLPAHDSELQYCNALDEEEKKELRLFSQQRKKENLGRGVVRLFPVTMMGAKCQQCGRQICGGDIAVFANRAGHGSCWHPQCFQCASCTELLVDLIYFYQDGQIYCGRHHAERLKPRCQACDEIILADECTEAEGRYWHMKHFCCFECEAALGGQRYIMKESRPYCCSCYESMYAEYCDTCGEHIGIDQGQMTYEGQHWHAVESCFCCARCQLPLLGRPFLPRAGLIFCSRPCSLGEDPNNSDSCDSALQSRPPQHSRHCGTAEKHQQCGSPLKPPEGITITAKDCIHTAVENRGVHSAPVQNGLPAPSGHAHPRGSYSPLPHIHLGNGLGPSWPSDLPHYSLLPENCGVRPPVGGLQQNENTGLTGLNSRGTSTAKDCRNWVERTNQVMQAFPPHKNSLVNPLVSPDTPPLPLNNPSTLPPPLPVKTRDLIPSESPPPNLRHLEDRPEDPPPSLARSGTARVSFREPISSSYSVDEDEDEEENEEELREGEEGQQVEEEVEGGFGSRLNLQKGIPPQMDLLDGSSYHQRNLRRGGNRCRVPSDPSLHPGSERRPRRSRTDRPQLDTLDWRGEKDTDGRGCSSVPSLSLQPGHYKHEDTCSTCSSSSDSEEDGFFLGQPIPLPPQLRKQQPDGGEEREGEQEKEVQRDSGLRGSFRRRRAHSLSAKDKDKNCAIS from the exons GAAAATCTGCGTGCACTGCAAGTGTGTGCGAGAGGAGCACGCTGTGCGCTCTGTCCCGGGCCAGCTGGAGAAGATGATGACAAAGCTGGTATCAGACTTCCAGAGACACTCCATCTCCGACGACGACTCGGGCTGTGCCTCCGAGGAGTACGCATGGGTCCCGCCGGGGCTCAAGCCAGAACAG GTGTACCAGTATTTTAGCTGCTTACCAGAGGACAGGGTTCCTTATGTGAACAGTCCGGGGGAGAGGTACCGGATCAAACAACTGCTGCACCAGCTGCCGGCTCATGACAGTGAG CTGCAGTACTGCAACGCTCtggacgaggaggagaagaaggagctgCGTCTGTTTAgtcaacagaggaaaaaagaaaacctgggCAGAGGCGTTGTCAGGCTCTTCCCAGTAACTATGATGGGAGCCAAGTGTCAACAG tgTGGCCGACAGATCTGCGGCGGAGACATAGCGGTGTTTGCCAATCGGGCCGGACACGGCAGCTGCTGGCACCCTCAGTGTTTCCAGTGCGCCTCGTGCACTGAGCTGCTGGTGGATCTGATCTACTTCTACCAGGACGGACAGATCTACTGCGGCCGGCACCACGCTGAGAGGCTCAAGCCCCGCTGCCAGGCCTGCGATGAG ATTATTCTCGCGGATGAATGCACCGAGGCAGAAGGACGATATTGGCACATGAAGCACTTCTGTTGTTTCGAGTGTGAGGCTGCTCTCGGTGGCCAGCGTTACATCATGAAAGAGAGTCGACCGTACTGCTGCTCCTGCTACGAGTCCATGTATGCAGAGTACTGCGATACCTGCGGAGAACACATAG GTATCGACCAGGGTCAGATGACGTACGAGGGTCAGCACTGGCACGCTGTGGAGTCGTGTTTCTGCTGCGCCCGCTGTCAGCTGCCTCTCCTGGGACGTCCCTTCCTCCCTCGAGCGGGGCTCATCTTCTGCTCCAGGCCGTGCTCGCTGGGCGAAGACCCCAATAACTCCGACTCGTGCGACTCAGCGCTGCAGAGCAGACCGCCTCAGCACAGCAGACACTGCGGGACGGCAGAGAAACACCAGCAATGTGGTTCCCCGCTGAAGCCACCAGAGGGCATCACTATAACTGCAAAAGACTGCATTCATACTGCAGTGGAGAACAGGG GCGTCCACTCTGCTCCAGTTCAAAACGGACTTCCTGCTCCCAGTGGTCACGCTCATCCAAGAGGCTCCTACTCACCTCTTCCCCACATTCATCTAGGGAATGGTTTGGGTCCATCTTGGCCCAGCGACCTCCCTCATTACAGTTTACTGCCGGAGAACTGTGGTGTCAGACCTCCAGTCGGTGGTCtgcagcaaaatgaaaacaccggACTAACCGGTCTGAATTCAAGAGGAACCTCCACCGCTAAAGACTGCAGAAACTGGGTGGAGAGGACGAATCAAGTTATGCAAG CGTTTCCTCCCCACAAAAACTCACTTGTGAACCCCCTCGTTTCGCCCGAcactcctccccttcctctcaaCAACCCGTCCACCCTCCCGCCTCCTCTTCCCGTCAAGACTCGTGACCTGATACCCAGCGAGTCGCCCCCTCCGAACCTCCGGCATCTAGAGGACAGACCCGAGGATCCCCCGCCCTCGCTGGCTCGCAGTGGCACAGCCAGAGTCAGCTTCAGAGAACCAATCAGCAGCAGCTACTCTGTGGACGAggacgaggatgaggaggagaatgaaGAGGAGCTGCGGGAGGGCGAGGAGGGCCAGCaggtggaagaggaggtggagggaggttTTGGAAGCAGGTTGAATCTGCAGAAAGGTATCCCGCCGCAGATGGATCTACTGG ACGGATCCTCTTACCATCAGCGGAATCTGAGGCGGGGGGGGAATCGTTGCCGTGTCCCATCTGACCCCAGTCTCCATCCAGGCTCGGAGAGGCGACCCCGACGCTCGCGGACCGATCGGCCCCAGCTGGACACGCTGGACTGGAGAGGCGAGAAAGACACGGACGGCCGAGGCTGCTCCAGTGTTCCCTCACTAAGTCTCCAGCCGGGCCACTACAAACACGAGGACACCTGCTCCACCTGTTCCTCGTCCTCAGACTCGGAGGAAGACGGATTCTTCCTGGGACAGCCGATCCCTCTGCCCCCGCAGCTCAGAAAACAGCAGCCTGACGGGGgcgaggagagggagggggagcaggagaaggaggtgcAGAGAGACTCGGGGCTGAGAGGAAGCTTTAGGCGGAGGAGAGCTCACAGTCTCAGTGCAAAGGACAAAGATAAAAACTGTGCTATTTCTTAA
- the fam110a gene encoding protein FAM110A, with translation MPVESVQRPVRKPARTAVAAAPPRLRPKGPVGRQCLTPEAKPKQSAVERLEADKAKYVKSQGALSKQQPVRPPEVRRPLLSPGTTLRPTRKTTTQTKARQEALPLDLEHLSNLISGVNDGPQSSATASSEDSEAPGCTSSPRSTPTETQQKKERPCPPPRPDWSSPAKVRLKASGPVRAEMSGSPGSPAAGTVRRVDVMPQASPVRTPCRPPQFMRQPLQPIPQHPQFPLRPAVSHLRLFHSRTTPASSPLKPVVAKPDNPPSSPAKAPVPAPPPPTFTLFPPASPAITRLSSSSSRKRPSLTRSKSDMSDRYSRAGTELERFFKLCGLDPADLQDMPGSSSDIVSLARFRSVSAPGSECAGSGRGDDDDDDGEDAGNIAERVPYGVSVIERNARVIKWLYGLRQAKDNVSKSTNL, from the coding sequence ATGCCCGTGGAGTCTGTGCAACGCCCGGTGAGGAAACCAGCGAGGACTGCTGTAGCTGCTGCGCCCCCACGCTTGCGGCCCAAGGGGCCAGTGGGTCGGCAATGCCTGACGCCGGAGGCCAAACCAAAGCAGAGCGCAGTGGAGAGGCTGGAGGCCGACAAGGCTAAATATGTCAAGAGTCAGGGGGCTCTTTCTAAGCAGCAGCCGGTCAGGCCTCCTGAAGTGCGGAGGCCCCTGCTGAGCCCCGGCACCACCCTGCGTCCCACCAGGAAGACCACGACCCAGACAAAAGCAAGGCAGGAGGCCCTCCCGCTCGACTTGGAGCACCTGAGTAACCTCATCAGCGGAGTGAATGATGGACCCCAGTCCAGTGCCACTGCGAGCTCAGAGGACAGTGAAGCTCCCGGTTGCACCAGCTCTCCTCGCTCCACACCCACAGAGACGcagcagaaaaaagagaggCCGTGTCCCCCTCCTCGTCCTGACTGGTCCAGTCCAGCTAAGGTGAGATTAAAAGCCTCAGGACCTGTCAGGGCGGAGATGTCAGGCTCTCCTGGATCTCCGGCTGCAGGGACCGTCCGCAGAGTGGACGTCATGCCTCAGGCCAGCCCTGTGAGGACGCCCTGCAGGCCGCCCCAGTTCATGCGGCAGCCCCTTCAGCCCATCCCTCAGCATCCCCAGTTTCCACTCCGCCCAGCTGTTTCACACCTGCGTCTCTTCCACTCGAGAACAACAccagcttcttctcctctgaaGCCGGTTGTTGCCAAACCTGAcaaccctccctcctctcctgctaAAGCCCCCGTCCCTGCTCCACCTCCCCCCACCTTCACCTTATTCCCCCCTGCCTCCCCAGCGATTACACGTttgtcctcctccagctctcggAAACGCCCGTCTCTGACCCGGTCTAAATCAGACATGAGTGACAGATACTCCAGAGCTGGGACGGAGCTGGAGCGCTTCTTCAAACTGTGCGGTCTGGACCCTGCGGACCTGCAGGACATGCCTGGATCCAGCTCTGATATCGTTTCCCTCGCCCGGTTTCGCAGTGTGAGCGCCCCGGGGTCTGAGTGTGCAGGCTCAGGTAGAggagacgatgatgatgatgatggggaGGATGCTGGGAATATCGCAGAGCGTGTTCCCTACGGTGTTTCTGTCATCGAGAGAAATGCAAGAGTGATTAAATGGCTGTATGGGCTCCGTCAGGCCAAGGACAATGTTAGTAAGAGCACCAATTTATAG
- the prickle3 gene encoding prickle planar cell polarity protein 3 isoform X1, protein MFLRGSKKRRSSRSQEEEDPDRGQPCMRCGDQCPGFRVHGWRKICVHCKCVREEHAVRSVPGQLEKMMTKLVSDFQRHSISDDDSGCASEEYAWVPPGLKPEQVYQYFSCLPEDRVPYVNSPGERYRIKQLLHQLPAHDSELQYCNALDEEEKKELRLFSQQRKKENLGRGVVRLFPVTMMGAKCQQCGRQICGGDIAVFANRAGHGSCWHPQCFQCASCTELLVDLIYFYQDGQIYCGRHHAERLKPRCQACDEIILADECTEAEGRYWHMKHFCCFECEAALGGQRYIMKESRPYCCSCYESMYAEYCDTCGEHIGIDQGQMTYEGQHWHAVESCFCCARCQLPLLGRPFLPRAGLIFCSRPCSLGEDPNNSDSCDSALQSRPPQHSRHCGTAEKHQQCGSPLKPPEGITITAKDCIHTAVENRGVHSAPVQNGLPAPSGHAHPRGSYSPLPHIHLGNGLGPSWPSDLPHYSLLPENCGVRPPVGGLQQNENTGLTGLNSRGTSTAKDCRNWVERTNQVMQAFPPHKNSLVNPLVSPDTPPLPLNNPSTLPPPLPVKTRDLIPSESPPPNLRHLEDRPEDPPPSLARSGTARVSFREPISSSYSVDEDEDEEENEEELREGEEGQQVEEEVEGGFGSRLNLQKGIPPQMDLLDGSSYHQRNLRRGGNRCRVPSDPSLHPGSERRPRRSRTDRPQLDTLDWRGEKDTDGRGCSSVPSLSLQPGHYKHEDTCSTCSSSSDSEEDGFFLGQPIPLPPQLRKQQPDGGEEREGEQEKEVQRDSGLRGSFRRRRAHSLSAKDKDKNCAIS, encoded by the exons GAAAATCTGCGTGCACTGCAAGTGTGTGCGAGAGGAGCACGCTGTGCGCTCTGTCCCGGGCCAGCTGGAGAAGATGATGACAAAGCTGGTATCAGACTTCCAGAGACACTCCATCTCCGACGACGACTCGGGCTGTGCCTCCGAGGAGTACGCATGGGTCCCGCCGGGGCTCAAGCCAGAACAG GTGTACCAGTATTTTAGCTGCTTACCAGAGGACAGGGTTCCTTATGTGAACAGTCCGGGGGAGAGGTACCGGATCAAACAACTGCTGCACCAGCTGCCGGCTCATGACAGTGAG CTGCAGTACTGCAACGCTCtggacgaggaggagaagaaggagctgCGTCTGTTTAgtcaacagaggaaaaaagaaaacctgggCAGAGGCGTTGTCAGGCTCTTCCCAGTAACTATGATGGGAGCCAAGTGTCAACAG tgTGGCCGACAGATCTGCGGCGGAGACATAGCGGTGTTTGCCAATCGGGCCGGACACGGCAGCTGCTGGCACCCTCAGTGTTTCCAGTGCGCCTCGTGCACTGAGCTGCTGGTGGATCTGATCTACTTCTACCAGGACGGACAGATCTACTGCGGCCGGCACCACGCTGAGAGGCTCAAGCCCCGCTGCCAGGCCTGCGATGAG ATTATTCTCGCGGATGAATGCACCGAGGCAGAAGGACGATATTGGCACATGAAGCACTTCTGTTGTTTCGAGTGTGAGGCTGCTCTCGGTGGCCAGCGTTACATCATGAAAGAGAGTCGACCGTACTGCTGCTCCTGCTACGAGTCCATGTATGCAGAGTACTGCGATACCTGCGGAGAACACATAG GTATCGACCAGGGTCAGATGACGTACGAGGGTCAGCACTGGCACGCTGTGGAGTCGTGTTTCTGCTGCGCCCGCTGTCAGCTGCCTCTCCTGGGACGTCCCTTCCTCCCTCGAGCGGGGCTCATCTTCTGCTCCAGGCCGTGCTCGCTGGGCGAAGACCCCAATAACTCCGACTCGTGCGACTCAGCGCTGCAGAGCAGACCGCCTCAGCACAGCAGACACTGCGGGACGGCAGAGAAACACCAGCAATGTGGTTCCCCGCTGAAGCCACCAGAGGGCATCACTATAACTGCAAAAGACTGCATTCATACTGCAGTGGAGAACAGGG GCGTCCACTCTGCTCCAGTTCAAAACGGACTTCCTGCTCCCAGTGGTCACGCTCATCCAAGAGGCTCCTACTCACCTCTTCCCCACATTCATCTAGGGAATGGTTTGGGTCCATCTTGGCCCAGCGACCTCCCTCATTACAGTTTACTGCCGGAGAACTGTGGTGTCAGACCTCCAGTCGGTGGTCtgcagcaaaatgaaaacaccggACTAACCGGTCTGAATTCAAGAGGAACCTCCACCGCTAAAGACTGCAGAAACTGGGTGGAGAGGACGAATCAAGTTATGCAAG CGTTTCCTCCCCACAAAAACTCACTTGTGAACCCCCTCGTTTCGCCCGAcactcctccccttcctctcaaCAACCCGTCCACCCTCCCGCCTCCTCTTCCCGTCAAGACTCGTGACCTGATACCCAGCGAGTCGCCCCCTCCGAACCTCCGGCATCTAGAGGACAGACCCGAGGATCCCCCGCCCTCGCTGGCTCGCAGTGGCACAGCCAGAGTCAGCTTCAGAGAACCAATCAGCAGCAGCTACTCTGTGGACGAggacgaggatgaggaggagaatgaaGAGGAGCTGCGGGAGGGCGAGGAGGGCCAGCaggtggaagaggaggtggagggaggttTTGGAAGCAGGTTGAATCTGCAGAAAGGTATCCCGCCGCAGATGGATCTACTGG ACGGATCCTCTTACCATCAGCGGAATCTGAGGCGGGGGGGGAATCGTTGCCGTGTCCCATCTGACCCCAGTCTCCATCCAGGCTCGGAGAGGCGACCCCGACGCTCGCGGACCGATCGGCCCCAGCTGGACACGCTGGACTGGAGAGGCGAGAAAGACACGGACGGCCGAGGCTGCTCCAGTGTTCCCTCACTAAGTCTCCAGCCGGGCCACTACAAACACGAGGACACCTGCTCCACCTGTTCCTCGTCCTCAGACTCGGAGGAAGACGGATTCTTCCTGGGACAGCCGATCCCTCTGCCCCCGCAGCTCAGAAAACAGCAGCCTGACGGGGgcgaggagagggagggggagcaggagaaggaggtgcAGAGAGACTCGGGGCTGAGAGGAAGCTTTAGGCGGAGGAGAGCTCACAGTCTCAGTGCAAAGGACAAAGATAAAAACTGTGCTATTTCTTAA